The segment CCTCAGAGCCGTTAATAGACTCGAGAGGAGGAGCCGCTGTTTGTAGCCCGATGTTAGCAGCTCCTTCGTGATAAAATATTTGCCTTGTTTACACATCTGTAGATTTCATTTCGCTTTTTGTTTATTTGAGAAGTGAAGTGGCGTGTTCATCTAACTCTATTTGAATTCGACACCTGCAGCAGGCGAATTTTTAATATTGATTTCGCCTCTGGGTGGAAActtggtcggggggggggggggctaggTTGTGATTGACGTGTGTGTGAGCCAgtgggagggcgggggaggggagaggtgttGGAATGCCAGGGTCGGGTGGAGGAGCCAATGGGCgaggagctggagctggtggGCGGGGCTGGGGTGGAATGTTGGTGTTGCAGCGTTCGGCTGAGGCTTGGTTCCAGGCGGGCGTCCCCAGACTAAGTGAAGAGCGTGTGTaatgtacagggtgttggagtgtgtctGAAACAAGCAGTGAGTATAACATCGAGCCAGTTTTGCTAATGCACTCAGCTTTTAGAGTGGCTGTCTCATCGAACGAGTAATGAAGCAGGGAGGCACTGCGTCCTGTGGTTGATTCATCTTAAAAGTTAACCAACGGATAAAAACGGAATTAGTTCGTGCTAATGGAGTGTTGGGTCCGGGCCCAGCTCCCAACTGTAGAACAGGCTTGAAAGGGTTCAGTGAGGATCGCACTAACTCACCTTCGCAGAAATTGTCATAGCGGGAGCAGCCTGGGATGTTTGTAATGTTGCACTGACAAGACTTGTTGAATCGTAAGCTGCAGgttgtgtggaagtgagtgttctATATATATATGGAAACGAATGAATTCGATAATTTTAAACGATTTGATATGACGTGAAGGGGAATGAAACGTATACATCGTAAAAGTAAAAGACCCGCATTTGTTGCTGCTTGCGGCTGActtggctttttttttattctgggTAGAGCAAGGTGAGCTGTATAACTGAGCAGCGAACCTGCGAGAATTTGTTGCTGTAGCTTTAATTTAGCTGGTGATGAGTTAACAAAGGGATTCCTAAAGTTTATTTTGCTGTGCTTGAGGATTTGTCGGCCAACTCGGTATGGTTGTAACTTGACAGTTTCATGAAAGTATAGCAGCTAAAATAGCCAGGCATTTTTAATATGAGCAAAaaactgcgcatgctggaaatccaaaacaaaaataaagatacctggaaaaacttagcaagtctggcagcatctgcggagaggaatactgttaacgtttcgagtccgtatgactcttcaagagtcatagggactcgaaacgttaactgtattcctctccgcagatgctgccagacttgctaagtttttccaggtatttttatttttaatatgagCCACGTTTGGGAAAAGTCAGTGTATGTAATGTAAATGGTTTGCAACAGTTTGGTTTATTTATATTTGTGGTTTTGCATATTCCATGATTCTAAGGCGGTTAGTAAACGCCCTGTGCAAAGTAATTCAGGGATTTGATTTTTCCTGTGTGTTAGGCTTGTTACGGCGGACATTTGAACTAACTGTTAACACACTCCTGTTAACACACTAAGCGCATTATCGAATTTTTTTTATCACAGTTTTGAGTCCTTTGAAATGGAGATCTGTTTTCGCCCAGTATAATCCGAGTAACACAACCAACCTAGCGATGCTGGTCATGGTCGCGGAGTTAGTCTGGATTTGGTGTGCAATTTTGTTCAGAATTTAATTAAAACGCACAGTATATCTTTTATACGATAGTTCAGTACATTAGAGCCGCGTGTTTTAGGAAGTTTTCAAAATCCCGAATGCATCATTTGACTTGTTAAATGTGGGAGCTGGAATCTTTGACCATCAGATATGACCTAATTATTGAGATATACACAACCGTTTGTGTTTTTTCCTACTAATGTACTTGCTACATTATGTATCGATATAATACgtgtatttttttaatttttatttagacTAATATTTAAGGTGCACTGGATTCTCGTAGTTGCAGACTTGGAATGATCAGCAATATTTGGAACTAACTGTCCAAGACTTTCAGTGTGGACACCTGCATTTCCCTTTTCCCTCCAATCCAAGATGGGTAATGGACTTTCAGATCAAGCTCCTATTTTATCAAGCTTCCCATCTTTTCAGTCTCTCCACATAGTTATTCTGGGTTTGGATTGTGCTGGCAAAACTACGGTTCTGTACAGATTACAGTTCAATGAATTTGTCAACACTGTTCCAACAAAAGGATTTAACACTGAAAAAATCCGAGTGACTTTGGGTAACTCCAAAGCAGTGACTTTCCATTTCTGGGATGTAGGTGGTCAAGAGAAACTGAGGCCACTCTGGAAATCTTATACTCGCTGCACAGATGGCATTATCTTTGTGGTGGACTCagtagatgtggaaaggatggaAGAAGCCAAAACAGAGTTGCATAAAATAACGAGGATCTCTGAGAACCAAGGAGTGCCAGTGCTTTTGATTGCCAACAAGCAAGATCTCAGGAACTGCCTCTCTCTTGCTGAAGTGGAGAAACTGTTAGCTTTAAGTGAAATAAGTTCCTCCACCCCATGGCACCTTCAGCCTACCTGTGCCATAATAGGGGATGGGCTTAGAGAGGGATTGGAAAAACTTTACGAAATGATCATCAAGAGGCGGAAGATGTTAAAACAGCAAAAAAAGAAGAGATGATTGTACAACAGTTGAAGATGCTTTGTATTTTTGGAAGCTGAAATGTTTCTACACTGGTTATTATACCTGTAGCCTTTGACAAAGTTTATGTTGAAAATGCAAGTCTAGTGAGGTCTAATACAGACTTTATTAGTGGGATCACAGTGGAAAGTGGATATGATAAGTATGGAGAGCAGTTATACTGGCTTAAAACTGTCAGCATCCTTTATTGTTAGACCAAAATATATCCAAatctgtagtattttgttttatattcatCGACCTTTTTACCGGCCAGTTGTGTTTAAGTGTATGTGTAAGTCAAGTGTTCCATTTTTCGGCCTGAAAGACCAGGTACCTGCTACAGCACAAAATTATTTTTAGGCCAATTGGACACTGAAAACATTTGGATGTGAACTATTGCAATACAAGGAATATTTACCAAAATTACTTGGAAGAAATGGCTGCTACAGATTGTAGTTTTTAAAATGCTTAAGTGCTCTTCTGTTCTTGATGGTGTAAGAGAAGTTAAAGGAAGTAGTATTGTCTGTTTATTGTCTTTGGCTAGTTAATGGTCAGAGACTAATTAAAATGAATTGCTATTGAAGAAAAGGCTCCACCTATATTTGTAGTGTTTGGGTTGTTGGCAAGCTTATCTTAAAGCCAGTGGAAAAAGTGCAGTGTCAGAACTGGAAGCCtctggggagaggagggaaaagCTGGAACATTGTGTTTAACTGACCTTGAACCTTGTCTCCTGAAGGTTTTCTTTTATAGACACAGGAATGTAGCAATCACACGTTAGTCTGTCCTTGTTACTGATATTCACATTAAAGTTGCTGTGAAGCCTCATTTCTAAGCAGTGTTAACTTTGGGGGAGGTAGACCATACCATATATAAGCTGTGACTTGAGATGTGGTAGAAACTAAAGACCTTTAGGCCTGCATGTGTTGCCAACTGTACAATTCACAACTTAAAGTTATTTAGGGCAGCTTTGCCATTAATTGTAATATTTGGTGCCACCTTTTtacgagtttgtgtgtgtggggggaatttGAGATTTCATTTTCTTGAAAGATTGCATAATTCTCTACATATGATTCATATTGAAAAATAGCCATACACAGTTGGCTAGTAGTCTCTTTGTTGAAGAATTATAGAAAGGTTTGAACAGGCCGCTATTCTAGCTGAAAATAAAGTATTTGTATTCTGGCCTCAAAGGGATGGTACCATTCTAACGAAACAACAACTGGCTAGCAACCAAACCTAGCTTACATAGTTATGGTAACTTAGATGCGTGTACACAAATTATACAGATCTATAAAAAGTTATTCCAAATTCAtacacagttttttaaaaaattgaatattCTCCTCAGCATACAAAATGACTAAGACCACAGCAGGTCTCTTCTCAACTTGCAATTTATTGAAGCATTTGTCATTCTCTACATGAGCAAGGTAGAAGGAGTTACACAATATTTAAACCTATTAAACCATCCATTGAATTTTCTTACTGTATGACCACATTCTTCATATCGCAAGTGTGATTATACTGGCTTAAAACCGTCAGCATCCTTTATTGTTAGACCAAAATATATCCAAatctgtagtattttgttttatattcatCGACCTTTTTACCGGCCAGTTGTGTTTAAGTGTATGTGTAAGTCAAGTGTTCCATTTTTCGGCCTGAAAGACCAGGTACCTGCTACAGCACAAAATTTATTATAATCCATTAAATCTATCAGGCAAAAGATAGTGACCTAAATTTTACCATTGGAATGCTGACAGTAACACATTTGTTTAAAATGAATTACTGTcggtttttaaaagtttaaatgtAGGCCAGGACGTCTGTCCATAGATTATTCTGAGCAAATTTATTTGATGAGTAACCAGAATTCTCCACCTAAAGAAAAACAAGGCAACATTAAAAGGTCAAAGTGTGGACTGGCTAATTTTTCCTATACCACCTGGCTTTGAGTCTATTACCCAAGTACAATTCTCCCCCTTTGCTGCATTTAAGTTACAACCTCAATGAACCTATAAATTCCTGAAACTTTTGTAAATATGCATTTGATATTTCCTCCTACTTGTTCCCCTGCCCTTTTAGGTTTGAAAAGTATTAGGGCCCTGCACTTACATATAAATTGCTGAGGAAAATATTCACCTTTCATGTGTATAAAGGCACAGAGCCTTGTGTGAAGACATGTTCAAATTTTCACGCATTCAAAATTAATTGAAACCTGGGTGCTCTATTGAGTGCAGAGAATATCACTGGCTTGAAAAAGGCCACCTATGGCCTGCTCAGAACTATATAACTTGTTTACTTCCAGTGTTTTCCATAATTCAAAAAGGCAGTTCAATTCATTATAATTATCTTCATtatcactaaacctgatcacttccaaaaaaaaaaccaaTTGATCTGACATTGAAGTCTTAAAGAAAAAATGTAATTGATGCAATTAAAAACTGTCCATTTTCTATCTCCAAAGACCTTGCATCTGGACATCCTTTGATTTAGATAAAGCTGCTGTCGATATTTTACTGTACAGATTCTGGCACTGTAAATATCTTCTGTTTGACTAGTACAGTGGCTTCAAGAAATGCACTTTAGTGTTCATTAAAGATCAGCAGCTTTCTGTAACATCTGTTTTACTAACTTGTTTTAAGAATTGAATGATTTCTAATGGATCTGTCTCTGGTTATGTGTTTACCACCTGCACTAGTGGCATTGCTGTCACTGATTGGAAAAATTCTTTATATTTATATAAATGTTGGACCTTAATAAATACAACTGAATAAATCGTGTCAGTTTTCAGTTCAAAACACTAACTCTATAAGACTTGTTCGTTGTTGCCCAATTTTTTACAATAGCAGCTTTGTTTATTTTGCAGCTGTTAAGAGATGGCAATAACTCTTTAAAATAGGAATTGTCTTTTTGTTTCAATAAGTCAATGATAAGAGATAAAGATTCACACTTTATGCAATGCATCTGATCAGAAGTAGAGCCACCTGAAATAACATCTATTTTTATAAAAGCTTTTCAAAGTATATTGGAATTACAAGATGATGGAAGCTTTTGTTGAAACTGACTTGTAACAACTGAAAATCTGCAGTTGGTGTTCTTTTAGCTTTTAATGTTGATTTAAAACTATATCACACTCATCGGAGGAATTTTGTATCTGTACAAACACAGCATTGCTGTGAACTAATATATCCTGATTTTGGCTTCCATCGTTCTGCAGAAATATAGATACGAATTGGTTTCATTTGGAACAGCCATGGAAGCTGAATTTTAATGGGAGTATTATAATCAGGGTTCCTTGTATTTCCCAGTGTTTATGTTGGAACTAGACTCTGACGCCCATGAATAGTGTGTTCCTTATGAAAAAGTGAAAACCTAATAGGCCAGTGTAAGACAAAACAAATGCGTTAGGTTTTTCTCCTTTCCCTTTTTAATTTTGGTCACCTTAATTGAAAGGCTTTTTGGTCCGAATCCTGACACTGTTGTGGTTTGAGAGATGGAAACATTGATTTTTCCTGTGGGAGCCCAACAACTCAAATACTTTGGGAGAAAGTGACAGATACTGGGAAAAGAGGTTGCACAAAAGGAGGACCTGCTTACTTTTTATGACTGGATTTGTATGAAGAGCTCTGCCTCCATGGGTTCCAAGTAACCGTTGATTCAGTGGCAAGAGTTCTGTAACTTGAATTGCAGTCAAACTccttcacaaacatgtcacaaCCAATGGCTTTTTTTTATACCTCAGCCTTAATTTCAGTTAACTATATAAACATAAAACCATGAGATAAGCTGTGTTGGTCTGTCATTTTGTCTGTATTGTTCTTCCATTGGTTTTTTTCCCACTTTTTGCTTCAGCACTAAAATCTCTACCtctcctcttctcctcctcccgCAACCACCACCATTTGTTTGGCTTCTTGGATAAAAACAAGGTAAAAGCTGCAATGTGATCTGAATTATGAGAAAATTTTGTATGGATTTGCATTTGGTCCTAGATACAATGGACTAAATTTTGTGGGGGCCCAAAAATCTGTCCTTCTGTTTCTCCTAAATTGTTCATTAATTAGCATGGCAACATGTAAACATATgcatttttctttatttgttcttgggatgtgggtgttcttggcaagaccagcatttattactgatCCCTGATTTCACTTGAGATGGtaatgaactgccttcttgatctGCTACAGTCTGTTGTTTAGTTGCAAGATCTGTCATTAATCTATTTTATTCAGCACCCTACATAATGTTATGATATGACCACGGTATCCTCAgtttgaagatgggacttcatgtCCACGAGGGTTGTATGATGGTCACCACCAATACTTTCATGgatggatgcatttgtgacagATTGGtaaggacgaggtcaagtatatttttcccttggTGTTGATTCTCTTACCACCAGCTGCAGGTTCACTCTAGGATATACTTTTCAGTCCTTGATCCATATCCCTGTATGGTAtgacacttcaagtgcatatcaaGTATTTTCAAATCtgatgagggttcctgcctctattaCCCTTtacaggtagtgagttccaggctcccaccaccctctgggtgaaagattcTCCTCAAGTCGTGCTTAATCTTTTTGCTAGGTGCTGAAGAAAACAGGTTCTTCCCATCCACTATATCTAGATTCCTCAATTTTATATCTATCAGCCTCCTCTTCTAATGAAAGTAACCCCACCctaaccaatctttcctcatagctaaaattctccatctcTGACAACATCCTTGTATATCTCCTAGGTACCCTCTCTctagtgtgatcacatccttcctataaagctgtgaccagaactgtacactgtattctagctgtggcttagtgttttatacagttctggaATTATTTCCTCCCAGTTCCATGCTTCggttaataaaggaaagtattccacacgccttcttaaccaccttatctacctgttttGCTACCTTCATAGATCTATGGGCATGCACTCCGAgattcctctgttcctctacactcaGCATTCTCTTGCCTTCCCCAAGTGCATTTCAACCCAAAGTAGTGGGAGGTATTCTATTTGCAACTTTTCTGCCAACCAGACCAGTCTGAACTTCCCAGCCtacaatttttttcccctcactATATCAGGCATAAAGGAGACCTTGTGGTGCTGTGAGTGGCATCCTTGCCTCttagccagaagctccaggttcgaatcccacttcAGGACTCGATGGTTAAGGGAGGGGTGATCATAACatgccaaacaggttgagtatcgaCTTGTAAATCCTTTCAACATATGCCAGTGATAggaggtaagagtgggagagattcctggtcagccatgtgctggaaagaaattggagcctctaccatcactatccatagcacCAGGCCACAAcatacatgtaaaagtgcatgttgccacagcagtgCAGACTCCTTGATggccagttggctggatggccggtgtggatcagattggtgccagcagcatggggtttgatccctTTCCGGCTGGGATGGATTCGGGACCTGCCTTACCCTACCTATGGTGGAGGTTGTGGTGTTTTGGGTCGGACCTGTCTTTGGACAGGGAACTTAAGAAGATGCTGATATCAGGCACGTGACcaatatttttgtgtcatctgcaaacttcttgatcataccccatAAGTTTGGGACTAAATCATTCATATATACACGATCTTCCCTgaacaagtccatgctgactgTTCACCTGAAATGATttatacagtccctcaaatttttttccaataatttgttcaCCACAGGTTAGAAACAGTGGCCTGTAGTTACTTGTTCTACCCTTGCCTCCTCTTTTAAACAATGATATAATGctggcagtcctccagtcctgtaTGGCCAAGCTTGtaggcagaggggattggaaaatgatggtcaaagCCTCTGTTGTTTCATCTCTTGCTTCTCAGCAACCTGGGATAAATTTCACCTGAGCCTAGTGACTCATTCACTTTCAATTAAGACGTTAAACCCCTTAATATTTCATCTGTGCATTTATCTGATCCAAATTTTACACTGCTCTTTAACCAACATGTCTGCATCATCgctctcttttgtgaagacataCACAAACGCCCAGATTGAAGCCACAAAAAAGAGCTTCTCGTGGTGAAAATAGTAGAACTGCCTAAAAATCCAAGTCCCTGAACACTGCATTTCCCATTTTCATGGGGCGCTTTTCATGCATACGTGTTTTACAGAGGTAGCTGGCCAttcaaatcatcagctgcctctaGTCAGATTTTGGTAGCCTAGGGAGTGTGAAGCCTAAATGTACGAAGTAGACCTGGTAAGAGCAAGTCTGAACTTGATGTATTTCTTTGGGCTGCCAGGggacccctttggagaggtaaagtaCCCCTGTGAATTTGCCTTAAAATTTTATTCACAGTCCCAGAAGTAGACTAAACAAATTCAAACAGTCTTACCTTAACCTAAGGGTGTAGGAAGATGGAGCTCCTGGTGTCCCAGAGTAATTATTTTTCCCCCTACTGACTTGTGCACCCAGGTGCCAGGAAGAactttgtgttggggaggggggcgggggggactgCTTCATGTGAAGGAACATGGGCATAGCACCCTGGCATAGAGGCCAAAGAAGACAGTCACCATGAGCAGTTGGAGGTCAGAGGGAGGGCAGAAGGTCAGGAGGAAGAGGTTGCTGCCTGTgcatcaggaaggaggaggaggagaagaagaggcTTGACAACCAGGCACTACACTGTGGGAAGGGTATGCAAACCTAGGACATCAGACTTCAATATGATGAGAGTCAGTGCCGAAGGTAACTGAAGCTAAGCTGTGAGGTGGTGACAGATATATATCGCATGGTCCAGCAACAACTCAAGCCACAATCCATCAAACTCCAtgccctgccagtggctgtgaaattaACCGTTATTCTTAACTTCTATCCTCAGGATCTTCCCAGGGATCATCAGGAGGCCTGTGGGGTATatcccagtcagcagcacacaaCTGTGTTAAGGCTGTAACTAAAGTCCTGTTTGCTTGTGTGGGGTGATAATGTTAATTTCCTTGTAGATTTGACATCTCAGACACCGAGAGCCACAGCCTCTGTCCAATTAGGTTTCCCTCAGGTTCAGGGTGTTATTGATTGCACCCATTTTGTTATAAAGGCTCTAACTCAACATGTGGATACTTTCAACTGAAAGTCCTTCTGCTCAATTAACATGCAGGTGGTTTGTAACCACAACAATTTACGGTCCTTCAAGCATGTGCAAAGTTCCCCTACCGCTGCCACGACTCCATCATACTAAGAAGTACCCAACTCCCATAGCTATTTCAGCCATTCTTGCAAATCCATGGTTGGTTTCTAGGGGACAAGGACTACATCAGAACTTGGGTTATGATCCCCTTTAGGAACCTATAAATGGAGGAAGAGCACAATTACAACAGCAGCCATGTTGTCACCAGGAGTACCATCAAGCAGGTAATTGGCATTTTAAAGATGCACTTCAGGTGCCTGAATTGCACAGGTGGAGCTCTCCTCTATGCCCCAGCAAGGGTATCAAGAATAGTAATGGTGTGCTGCCCAACATTGATGATGACGACAACGACGACGACAACAACATCATGGGCAGAGCTCCAACCTCTAAGAAGAGGAGGAAGCCCTTGTCCATTTGGAAGAATCTGAAATGGGTGAAGATGAGGCCGCCTATGGCAGAGCTGTTGGGAGGCATAGCCATTTAGCTAAGGCTGACTTTGTGCAGAAGGGGATCATTGCCAGAGGGGTCCTTGTGCAATATAGATTCTCATAAGTTCCTCCTATCTCACACTTGGCATCAGCCAGTCCCTGGTGACATACTTCCATCTAAAGTTCATTGTACATTGACACCATAATTACTCCAGGGACTTCCCCCACAAGAGAAAGAAAACATCAATGCATTTGACTCAGTTACATTCATATGACTGAAACCTTCACTGTCATAGCCATGGGCCTCATCATGTTGCAAACACACGATAATAAGCCATCCACAATCTGGCCCCCTCACATGAATGTCATTGACATTGAATGAGCATATGCCACCAACTTGTCCACAATCAAATCATGCCCACAATGCTGAACCCATGTCAGACTGCAAACCCTATATATGTGCGACCTGAAGTCTGATCATTGAGCCTCCCTTAAAGCCAAGGTTGGATGGACAATGAAAGATACAAGGAATATCTCAGCACATGAGCTTTTGAACTCTGGAATCTTATGTGATAGAGCAGAGCAGGAAGAAGTCCTCCAAAGCATCACAAATTATCCGAGAGCCTTGATCATCTTAACGAGATGGACTTCAACATGCCGCCTTCATTATTGCTGGTAAGTACTGCCTTCAtaattttaccattctttttAAGCTCTCTAATGTAGAAAGAGTAATGAACAAGTGTAAGTAAATATATTAAAGAAGTGCTGAAATGTGCTTTTACAATGTGAAAAGTGTAACCTCTGAACACATCAATAGTCTAGACAAGATGGTGTCCTGTGCGCTCTCACACTCTTACAAAGTGCCTCAGAGAAGGTGCTCATTCATGTGTGTTCAGTGTGCACCTACATGAGCAGCTTACACGTACAAACCACAATGCTGAAACAAGAGATATGTGCCATATTTCGCACCTTAACTTCTGAATGCAGACATGATTCTTCCCTTCGACCTTTGTGTGAATAAGCCAAGCTACTCACcttgcagcaggtcattgaacctcttcctgcactgaatccatGAACACCGATGGTCTGTGTGCTCCTTGCTGCTGCAATATAAATTCAGGCCTTCCTGGTTGCTGCAGGGGCATAAGGGCAGCCAGCAGGGTAGAAGACTGGTCTCTTGTGGACCTCTCCCACAAAAACTTGAAGATCTTGATCAGAAAAGTATGGGATAGCTGGACTCATCCTTTCCCCTATGTATCCCCTGTGAGACATTCTATTCATGAAAACGTAAGGCGAAAAGGATCGTAAGCCATTCAAATTGCAATGCTGTCATTCACTTCTGTGCTTACATGCACCAACCATTTTAGTCATATCATCAATGATTACTGGTAAGGTTTGGTGGAGAAAATGGCTCTGCTGAAATGCTTGGTGCCATATATGTTGCGACTGTGACTTCAAGGTAACTGTGCTCCACGACCTACTGGTTTCCTCTCTGTCACACGGTTATGCTGCAATAGTGTGCACCTGTGAGAGACCTGCTCAAGGGTAAACTATGGGCACATCTTGACAGATGTGTGGCAAGAGGGCAAGTGGATGGGTCTTGATATCTACTTACATGACTGCATAATATTTGTGGTAGCAAGATgatgccatctccatggctgtgCCTTGTGAATCCAATCCATGCTTTGTGGTTCAGTGGATTACAATTTGATTAGACCGCAACAGTGACAATTCTGCCACAGGGAAAACCCATGGTGGGCTATTTGTTCCAGAGTCAGCTGacagttggacaacatttacgGCTTTGACACTCACCTGACAAAGCAATGACATCTCCCCTGGAGCATAGGGAGTTCATCATTGACGACCTATCCCTCAAATGGGCCTTTCAGTAGGTCCGCTTTTTAATCAACACCCAAGTTACCCAACCTGCAGCGAGCCAG is part of the Carcharodon carcharias isolate sCarCar2 chromosome 3, sCarCar2.pri, whole genome shotgun sequence genome and harbors:
- the arl4aa gene encoding ADP-ribosylation factor-like 4aa, whose protein sequence is MGNGLSDQAPILSSFPSFQSLHIVILGLDCAGKTTVLYRLQFNEFVNTVPTKGFNTEKIRVTLGNSKAVTFHFWDVGGQEKLRPLWKSYTRCTDGIIFVVDSVDVERMEEAKTELHKITRISENQGVPVLLIANKQDLRNCLSLAEVEKLLALSEISSSTPWHLQPTCAIIGDGLREGLEKLYEMIIKRRKMLKQQKKKR